In the genome of Chryseobacterium arthrosphaerae, one region contains:
- a CDS encoding glycosyltransferase, producing the protein MKKISVIFILPDLETGGAERIVTTIANHLSRDRFEPKILLLRKQGGYLNFLKKDVEIIDINTDRIRHSLKPILGEIYRRKPDIVFSGFGEVNAYLSLFIKLFPRTKFIARETNVVTQHVTRKEIKFFYNFYNNYQKIIAQSDDMMKDLVDNFNIKKKKIVKINNPVDFDFIDDKLAISVKPECYRYNYKNVVAIGNLSARKGFDNLLKVFSRLKNENILLHILGDGKDRDVLFQTKELLGLKNVIFHGRQENPYQFLKYADLFILSSRYEGFPNVLLEAGACGTYSLANNCPGGINEIIQHNINGEIANIENYEDFARKIIDAMHQNYNREAIKNSIKSRFSKNIILDKYEKVLLDLIK; encoded by the coding sequence ATGAAAAAAATATCTGTCATATTTATTCTGCCGGACCTGGAAACCGGAGGCGCAGAAAGAATTGTTACCACTATAGCGAATCATCTTTCAAGGGATCGGTTTGAGCCCAAGATTTTGCTGTTGCGTAAACAAGGCGGATATCTTAATTTCCTGAAAAAAGATGTCGAAATCATTGATATCAATACAGACCGGATCAGACACTCTTTAAAGCCTATTTTAGGAGAAATCTACAGAAGAAAACCTGATATTGTATTTTCCGGTTTTGGGGAGGTAAATGCTTACTTGTCATTGTTTATAAAGCTTTTTCCAAGGACTAAATTCATTGCAAGGGAAACCAATGTGGTTACCCAGCACGTGACCAGAAAAGAAATCAAGTTCTTCTATAATTTCTATAATAACTACCAGAAGATCATTGCACAAAGTGACGATATGATGAAGGATCTGGTCGACAATTTCAACATTAAGAAGAAAAAAATTGTCAAGATCAATAATCCTGTAGATTTTGATTTCATTGATGATAAACTGGCCATTTCCGTTAAACCGGAATGCTACAGGTATAATTATAAAAATGTAGTGGCTATCGGTAATCTCTCAGCCAGAAAAGGCTTTGATAATCTGTTGAAGGTGTTTTCAAGGCTTAAAAATGAAAATATCCTGCTTCATATTTTAGGGGACGGAAAAGACCGGGATGTTTTATTTCAGACAAAGGAGCTTCTGGGGCTTAAAAATGTGATTTTTCACGGAAGACAGGAAAATCCTTATCAGTTTCTGAAATATGCGGATCTGTTTATACTTTCTTCACGGTATGAAGGTTTCCCGAATGTGCTTTTAGAGGCTGGAGCCTGCGGAACTTATTCGCTGGCCAATAACTGTCCGGGGGGAATCAACGAGATCATTCAGCACAATATAAATGGAGAGATCGCCAATATTGAAAACTATGAGGATTTTGCCCGTAAAATAATAGATGCCATGCACCAGAATTATAACCGGGAAGCAATAAAAAATTCCATTAAATCACGATTTTCGAAGAATATTATCCTTGATAAATATGAAAAAGTCCTATTGGATCTGATCAAATAA
- a CDS encoding helix-turn-helix domain-containing protein, producing MLLEHISFSGIIIAGLCIALLLSKKRNVSSDHYLIVWLIVAVANLLYYLFPFLFSGKLQPFGFALPVLSVGMLYLYVLSLTFNIEFRLSYIVRHSLFFIMYSLSFILFSAFYENIVFKDCIPYFTHKQPRGVLDLLTLPMAIVPVVYIVFCFLALRKYQKKLPQYYSALEKISLNWLKYILISLIVLFIGVSLIITLSSKMGTIPSDKIFKIVAAVQSIYLCCIVFFSLRQSIVFNQQAFIENPAADKEGVKISSENRNRSTDISQKLLMFMEAERPFLDEELSLQKLSLLMKVSTHRLSEVINQDLGTNFYKFVNSYRVEEVKKKLRTPEFDKYSILGIAFESGFNSKSTFNKIFKEETGMTPSEFKKSGSSVKES from the coding sequence ATGCTATTAGAACATATTTCTTTTTCAGGGATCATTATTGCAGGATTATGTATAGCTTTGCTGCTATCCAAAAAAAGAAATGTTTCTTCCGACCATTATCTTATCGTCTGGTTGATTGTGGCTGTTGCTAATTTACTGTACTACTTATTCCCGTTTTTATTTTCCGGAAAACTTCAGCCATTTGGGTTTGCACTTCCCGTTCTCAGCGTCGGAATGCTGTATCTTTATGTGCTTTCCCTGACATTTAATATAGAATTCCGGCTTAGTTATATTGTCAGGCATTCTCTTTTTTTTATTATGTATAGCTTGAGTTTTATTTTATTCTCAGCTTTTTACGAGAATATAGTATTTAAGGATTGTATTCCCTATTTTACTCATAAACAACCAAGAGGAGTACTGGATCTTCTTACACTTCCTATGGCAATTGTTCCGGTAGTTTATATTGTTTTTTGTTTTCTGGCTTTGAGAAAATACCAAAAAAAACTCCCACAGTATTATTCCGCTCTTGAAAAAATAAGCCTCAACTGGCTGAAATATATTCTGATCTCCCTCATTGTTTTATTCATAGGAGTTTCTTTAATCATAACACTAAGTTCAAAAATGGGAACAATTCCTTCGGATAAAATCTTTAAGATTGTGGCTGCTGTACAGAGTATCTACTTATGCTGTATTGTATTTTTCAGTTTGAGACAAAGTATTGTTTTTAATCAGCAGGCTTTTATAGAAAATCCTGCTGCAGATAAAGAGGGTGTGAAAATAAGTTCTGAGAATAGGAATCGTTCAACTGATATTTCTCAAAAATTACTGATGTTTATGGAAGCAGAACGTCCTTTTCTTGATGAAGAATTAAGCCTTCAAAAGCTGTCTCTTTTAATGAAGGTTTCCACTCATCGCCTTTCCGAAGTTATTAATCAGGATCTTGGTACCAATTTCTATAAATTTGTCAACTCATACAGAGTGGAAGAAGTAAAGAAAAAGCTTAGAACTCCTGAATTTGATAAATACTCCATTTTGGGAATAGCCTTTGAATCCGGGTTTAATTCCAAATCAACTTTCAATAAGATCTTTAAAGAAGAAACGGGCATGACGCCGTCTGAATTTAAGAAGTCCGGATCCTCAGTAAAAGAGTCCTAA
- a CDS encoding DUF2306 domain-containing protein, with the protein MDTTLHLMNIIIHVITGSIALIAGFVILFKTKGTPLHRKLGYLFMGCMVIVVTTGAFGVIVFKRNLFLLLITILAGYNTYSGFRIIKEKTNRFYVKDFFAMLAAFTMAVVFIYYLRFIGFYWDPVIIFSGVGYLLLVISYDILRYFIPSSRYGNVWRYEHSSKMISALGALFSAFTGTLLPDYKPYSQILPSLLMTLIMILFNIKIYRRLKKKSLQTQLE; encoded by the coding sequence ATGGATACAACTCTTCATTTAATGAACATTATTATTCATGTTATTACCGGAAGTATAGCGCTTATTGCAGGATTTGTGATCCTGTTCAAAACAAAGGGAACACCTTTACACAGAAAGCTCGGATATCTTTTTATGGGGTGTATGGTCATTGTCGTAACGACAGGAGCATTCGGTGTTATTGTGTTTAAAAGAAACCTGTTTCTATTGCTGATCACTATCCTGGCTGGCTATAATACCTATTCGGGTTTCAGAATTATAAAAGAAAAAACCAACCGTTTTTATGTAAAAGATTTTTTCGCAATGCTGGCTGCATTCACAATGGCTGTAGTCTTTATATACTATCTCAGGTTTATAGGCTTTTATTGGGATCCTGTAATCATTTTTTCAGGAGTCGGATATTTACTGCTGGTCATTTCATACGATATTCTCCGGTACTTTATTCCGTCGTCCCGTTATGGAAATGTCTGGAGGTATGAGCATTCGAGTAAAATGATCAGTGCGTTGGGTGCCCTTTTTTCGGCATTTACAGGAACCCTTTTACCGGATTATAAACCGTACAGCCAAATCCTACCGTCTTTATTGATGACGTTGATTATGATTCTTTTTAATATTAAAATATATAGACGTCTGAAAAAGAAAAGCCTCCAAACCCAACTTGAATAA
- a CDS encoding DUF2489 domain-containing protein yields MHSNAIAMVTGQVPLREGCLKMEYLYDHAHYIQPFEDFEIRIIEDFSSATRFFPLNKQRNLYNQDYLSGLDDSLAVLEEKYRDPVLQKCKDIIEQFQYIRSVIL; encoded by the coding sequence ATGCATTCCAATGCTATTGCGATGGTGACCGGTCAGGTTCCCCTTCGTGAAGGATGTCTGAAAATGGAATATCTGTATGATCACGCTCACTATATTCAGCCTTTTGAAGATTTTGAAATCAGAATAATAGAAGACTTTTCCTCAGCAACCCGTTTTTTTCCTTTAAATAAACAGAGAAATCTTTATAACCAGGATTATTTATCCGGACTGGACGATAGCCTGGCTGTGCTTGAAGAAAAGTACAGAGATCCGGTATTACAAAAATGTAAGGATATTATAGAGCAGTTTCAGTATATCAGGTCGGTCATTTTATAA